AGCTGCGTGCGGAGAGCCGGCAAGGCAGCCTGCGTGGGGACAGCCTGCGCGGCACCAGCATCTGCTCCGCCATGGTGAGTGCcgcaggggggtgggggtccagctcagccccacacccagcccagggctgtggctCCCGGCGTGTCCCCTCCGCTGCTGGCATGCTCCCGACGCACCCCCGTGCTGGGTGTGTGAAGCCCCCCCGCCTGCAGGCACCGTTGCATGCCCGTGCGCTGAGCCCTCGTGCACCTCCTTATGCCCCACGGCAGCGCTCCGTCCCCCTGAGGGTCCCTGGGGGGTTCGTTCCTCCGCAGTGACGCCTGTCCCTTGTCCCTGCAGAGCGAAGAGCCCGAAGGGCGCAGCTACTCGACGCTCTCGACGGTGCGGGAGATCGAGACGCAGACAGAGGTGCCGGCAGCACcgctgctgcccaccctggcagggaaggagccgaaggaggaggaggaggatggtggCGGCGGTGGGGGGGACGACCCCATCAAGCAGGCCATGACCCACTTCGTGCAGGAGAACGGGATGCTGCAGGCCAAGCCCACCACCAACGGCATCTACATCAACGGCCGCGGGCACCTGGTGTgagccgggcagggccgggggggaCACCCAAGGGACCCCCGTTCCCCCCTGTGGCTCCCCCGGCTCTGCCTGCCCACCGGGCTGGCTCCGGTCCCCGAGTgtcaccctgctgctggcacgggGTCAGGGACCTGCACCGTGCCCCAGGACAGGGCTCCGGTCCCCGAGCgtcaccctgctgctggcacgggGTCGGGGACATGCACCGTGCCCCAGGATGGCTCCAGTCCCCGAGCgtcaccctgctgctggcacagggtTGGGGACATGCACGTGTCACCTTGCTGCTGACGTGGGATTAGGGACATGCACCGTGCCCCAGGGCGGGGCTCCAGTCCCCAGGTgtcaccctgctgctggcacaaaAGTGGGGACGTTCACTGGTGGCTGGCCAGAGGAGGTGGCGGCAGCATCCAGGACCCACGGGTGTGGGGACACCCCGAGGacaggagaggggcaggagccCCCCGGCTGGGATCGTTCGGACTCTGGGTCGGCTCCTTCCTGCGCGGTGCTGGGGACACGCGGCTGTCCCCGGCTCAGGATGTGGTTTGCCGGTGGCACTTGGGACGCTTGtgtcccctctccccaccccccggccctgaaaccccccccaaaacccccatcGTTGTCCCCCACGCTGCTGAGGGGACCCCCCCTGGGGCCGGGGCCCCCAGGcgtggggctggcagtgggggtCCCCGGGGGTGCTGCAACCGACGTGTACATACCTGTATAGGACAGGgggcccccccacccccccgctgCTGCCTGGCCGCGCTTGTAAATAAACCCCCGCGCGGGACCCTGGGGCCCTGTGTCGAGTGCGTCTGGTCTCAGCCGGGGGCACGGGGGCTGGTGCACGCTGCAGGCACGCGCGTGTGCAAGGACAGCCACACCGGGGCACTCCACCCGTGTACCCGACGGGCGCGTGGCTGAGCCATGTGCGAGTGCCTGCACAAGCGTGTCGGCGTGCGCACAGCCTCATGTGAGCGTGCCTGAGCAAGCGCACACGAGCGTGCCCCGGCTCGCACAAGCGTGCGGAAGCGCACAGGAGCGTGCCCCGGCTCGCACAAGCGTGCGGAAGCGCACACGAGCGTGCCCCGGCTCGCACAAGCGTGCGGAAGCGCACACGAGCGTGCCCCGGCTTGCACAAGCGTGCGGAAGCGCGCAGGAGCGTGCCGCCTGCGCCCTGCCCTGCGGTTTCGACGCGCCGAGGAGCAGGAAGCGGCCTCGAAGGCGGCCACCGCCTTCCTGCTGCCGCTGGCGGACGCCCCAGGCCTCGAGGCTGTGCCGGGGCCCCCCGGGCTGCCGCGCTCCCCCCCGGGGGCTGCTTCCGTGGGCCTTGGGGCGCTCGGGCCATGGGCAGGGCCTGACCCCGCTGCCGGGGGTCCGCGCCGCCTCCATGTCGCTGGCGCTGAAGGCCCGGCAGAAGGCGAGGCGCAAGGGCGGCACCAAGGAGCGGGTCTTCGGCTGCGACCTCCTGGAGCATCTCCAGCAGTCAGGGCAGGACGGTAAGCGCCcaccgccgcgccccgccgcccgctgagccccccagccagGGGTCGTGCCCGTGGCTGCCAGAAGGCAGGAGGGTGCCCAGCGGCGCCGCAGGGAAGGGACCGGGGTGACTCACCCCACGGAGTTGCATCACCAGCCATCGAGCCAGCGCTGCAGCCGGGCGCCTCCCGGCGAGGCCCCTCCGAGATCTGGGGGGTCCTGGTGTCTCCGCACGGCTCCAATCTGGGAGCCCCACTGCAACCCCGAGGGGACAGAGGGGTGGCCACAGCCCTGGGGACTCAGTGGCTCCAGTCTGCCGGGATGTGCCTGGTGTGGGGACCGGCCACCCCAGGGAGACCCCGTCACCAGGTCCCTGGGGGGTGGGTGGCCCTGCTCTACTCTGACGCCCTCGACTCCCGACAGGagtggagctggggctggggggaggtgggcGGTGGCGGACCTGGGGTCCCATCCTGCAGTGCCCCAGGTGCTGAGGAGCTGCACCAAGTTCGTGGAGCAGCATGGGGTGGTGGACGGCATCTACCGCCTCTCGGGCGTCTCCTCCAACATCCAGCGGCTGCGGTGAGCGCGGTGGGGCGGGGATGGGAGGGGGCTGGACGGGATGGAGATAGGAGCAGGTGGGACGGGGATGGAAACCAGACAGGATCAAACAGGAGGGAGATGGCTGGAAGAGAGGGATGGGATGGAGATGGGAGCAGACAGGGTGGAGGTGGGTGCTGCCGGGAcatgggaagggagggaggtggggaggggacagagctgggacCAGGTGCGATGGAGACTGGGGAGAGGACAGGAGGGAGGTGGGACCAGAAAGGGTGGAAATGAGGATGAGATGAGATGGGAccagccaggctggaggtgAGATCGGTGGGATGGAGGCGGGACAGAGCCAGGGCGGGATGAGATGGGACCAGACAGGAACACGACAGGAGGGCGATGGGGTGGGACAAGGCTGGGACCACGCAGGAGGGACAACTGGGACGGGGACGGGACCAGCCGGGCAACAGGGACAGGAGGGGGAGGATGGGCCACAGCCTGTGCAGAAGCCGACCCCGGCGCTGAGTCGGCTGGATCCGGCCCCTCGGGCGCTCCGCAgccccttccttccccatcctgcccccccgcagctcccagctccatcctgcccTTGCCACTTCAGCCCTTCTTCCActtgctccttttcttcctttccccgccccccccccccccatttattttctttttaattctttctttctttttgtctttcattctttccacaTTTGGTTCAGGTGTTTTTCACTCCTTTGCTCTCTCGGTTCTTCCCTCGAGTgcttctttcctccccttttcccATGTCCCCAGgaaccccagcactgccagtgtCCCCAGGGTCTGCAACGTCCCCAACACCCCACATCCCCGGTATCCTCGTACCCCCTGTGCTCCCCACCTCCTCGTGTCCCGGGCACCCGCAGCGTCCCCcagtccccagcagcaggacctggcTGACAGCCCACCCCTTGGGGCTGCGTCGGGTCCCACCACGGTCCTTGTGCATCCCCCCAGCTCTGTGGGGACCGGCCCAGACACCCTCCCCACCGCCACGGGGACACGGCCCAGCCCACCCTAGTGGAAATCCCCCAAGCAGGGCCGGGGGGGATCCACGTGGCCGCCCCCCACGCCAAGCCGGCCACCTCGCTCGCAGGCAGGAGTTCGACAGCGACCGCTGCCCCGACCTGCAGAAGGACGTCTACCTGCAGGACATCCACTGCGTCAGCTCCCTCTGCAAGGCGTACTTCCGCGAGCTCCCCAACCCTCTCCTCACCTACCAGCTCTATGACAAATTTTCCGTGAGTGTCCCGcccctgccctggtgctgctacctgtccccagccccaggaggtGGCCGGCACTTGTCACCTCATCCTCGTCCCCCCGGCAGGACGCGGTGGCTATCCAGATGGAGGAGGCTCGCCTGGTGAAGATCAAGGAGGTGCTGAAGGAGCTGCCGGTGCCCCACTACAGGTAAGGGGGTGCGGGGCGGAACCCCAAAGCCAGTGTCCCCCGTGGGCACCACTGTCCCTGATGCACCCTGGTGCCCGCAGGACGCTGGAGTTCCTGATGAGGCACCTCCTGCACATGGCGTCCTACAGCAGCCAGACCAACATGCACGCCAGGAACCTGGCTATCGTCTGGGCGCCCAACCTGCTGCGGTGAGCGCTGGGGCACAGGGGGTGATGAGCATCCCCCCTTTCCTTGGGGGGAGCCTGAGAGAGACCCCCCTGGTGTCCCCGCGGCAGGTCAAAGGACATTGAGGCGACAGGGTTCAACGGCACGGCAGCGTTCATGGAGGTGCGGGTCCAGTCCATTGTGGTGGAGTTCATCCTCACCCACGTCGAGCAGCTCTTCGGGGACGCGCCTCTCCGTGGTATGGCctggcctgggctggggggcacacGTGGCAACGGGGGGCCCCCGGTGCGAGCCTAACGCCCTGTCCTGGTGGCCCGCAGGTGGCGAGTCCTCCCGGCGATCCCTGCTGCtaggcgggggggggccgggggatGGGCAGCCCCCGCCGTACCATGTGCCGGCCGTGCTCAGCCAGGGCGACGGGCCCCCCCCGATCCGGCCCTACCACACCATCATTGAGCTCAGCGACCACAGGTGGGACCTGccgccaccccctccccagggaccccaCGGCGACCCCCACGGCCTGGGCAGTGCACGCGTGTTCTTACACACGCAGGCGTGGGCACACGCTCTCTTGCACTTATGCCTGTAGGCGTGCACGAGCTCTTGCATGTGTCCAAAGGCACCGCGTGTGCTCCTTGCGCGCACGTGTGCCCGCCGCCCCTGACACCCTGGGGTCCCACAGGAGGAAGGGGTCCCTCAAGGCCAAGAAGTGGAGGTCCATCTTCAACCTGGGCCGCTCCAGCCACGAGGCCAAGCGCAAGCTGGTGAAGACAGAGGAGAAAGGTGGGGACCCCCGGTGCATCCCCACCACAGGGGCCAGagggagggaccccacgctcGGGGGACGATGTGTCCCCAAACCCAAATTCCCCTTCTCCTGTCCCCCACCCTCAGATGACAAGTGCAGTAAAGTGAGCTTGCGGCCAGCCAAGAGCATGGACTCGCTCAGCTCCGTCCCCTTCGCCAGTGACGGTGAGAGGGGTGCGCTGCGGTGCTGCCGTGGGAactgtccctgtccccaaggCGGGATCAtcaggacagggctggggatggaggggacacGGATGGGGACGGAGGGCACAGCACAGGGATGGAAGAGGGCAGAGCGGGGATGGtcccccagctcagcagctcccaTGGTGCTGACCAGCCAGGTCCCCGGCGCGGGGAGGTCTGGGGACAGGGGCCACCTCCATGCCCTGACTCTTCCTCCCCGCCAGGTGCAGATGACCCTCGGCTGAGCAAGAAGCGGTCGGTGAAGCAGCCACTGCAGCGCCGGGAGAGCTTCGACACCTGCCCGTCGCCACCGGAGAGCTGCCCTGAGCTGGACGAGAGTCTGGAGGACAAgctgaaggggaaggaggagcagcgGGGCCCTGAGTCAGAGGGCGAAAGCAGCACCAAGTCAGAGCCCACCACCCCCAAAGCCGGCCAGGCCTCACTGGTGGCCCCCGGCCGCTCACCCAAGACCACCCGCAGCCGTGCCGAGAAGTGTGCGGGGGTCCACATCTCTGGCCCCTTCTCCGTCACCGTCCCCTTCCACATCACCTCCAACCTCTCCCGCCTGACGCGGGGGCTGCCGTGCCCAGCGCTGGCCCAGGCGGCCGTGGGCAGAGAGCTGcccgccagccccccgccgccccccccgctgCTCAGCTGGGGAGCCCGAGGCACCGGAGCACCACGGTGGTGAGAAGCAGCCGCTGCGGGACCcccggggcgccgggggggcACCGGGCTCAGTCCCCTCTGTCTCCTTCcacaggggaggagaaggcGGACGCAGAGGAGACCCGGCTCTCCCTGGAGCTGCGGGACTCCTTCGCCTTCCTGGACAGCCAGGAGACGTGGCTGGAGGGCGTCGGGGACATGGAGCCAGCGGCACGGTCCCTGCTGCCGGACACTGGCCCCGGGGACGGCGCGGGGTTCCCGGCCATCGAGGAGGGGATGGAGAGCGGGTTCATGAACGTGAGCCGACAGCGCCGTCGCCACGCTTTGGGGGCggggtgggagggctgggggcaggcagagggtCACCCGTCTGTCCCTGTCAGGGTGGGGACAGAGGGGGTGcagtggggatggaggggacggggctgggctggggtatggtggggagggggtggggatgTGGGATATGGTGTTGGATGATGGGGAACAGGGTGGCATCACCCCCTCCCGCCCCAGCACGGGATCTCGGGGCCATGCAGTGCTCCACAcccaggtggggctggggggggtctcCGGCGTGGCCGTCACCATCCCGCCCATCCCCGTCCCCAGCCAGGGGAGCCCCCTGTGGAGCAGCCCGCCAGCTACCTCTCCATCGAGGAGTGCATGGATGAGGAGATGTTCTTCATGGCTCCCAGCGGCTCCGACGCCGAGGACCCTGCCGGGGATACTGACTCGGATGACATGTTCCTCAGCGCCCACGATGACCTCAGCCCGCTGGTGGCATCACGGGAGCCCCTCGACCAGCTGCCAGGCGAGGGTACGGCCCCGGCGAGCACATCACCGCCCCAACCCAGTGCTGACAGCACCGTCGTGCCACAGGACAAGTCTCCAGCGCCGGGGCCGGCAGGGACATGCCCCGTGGAGGAGGATGCTCCGGGTGAGGGGGAGCACCCCGGGGACCCTGCTGGGGTGCCAGCAGAGGTGGGGGCACCAGGCACCGGGCAGCCCCCAGGGGAGGGGagcggaggggagggggctgcggacagtggctccagccccagcaggactGACTCCAACACTGAAGCCAGCCCGGAGGAGGAGGCCGGAGGAGTTGGCAGCCCcgtgggagcagggctggctcccGACACACCGGCTGGGGAAGTCGAAGAGGATGGAGCTGGCTCTGGTCCCCCCACCTCAGAGGAGCCTGAGGAGGACAAACCCCAGCTTTTTCCGGCGTCCCCTCCAACCTCCTCCCTAGGGGAGCCCCCCGAGGAGCCAGAGCAGCCCCCGTGCCCTGTCCCTGAGGCTCTCCCACTGCCTGCGGCCAGCGCGGCAGGGACCAGTGCCACCCCAGGGGGCAGCCCCAGGTCCTCCTCGCTCTCCGCCTCGGCCCCGGAGCTGTGCGGCGCCCCCCCTGAGGGCCCACAGCTGGGCCGGGCCGAGccccccggggggctggggcacgcTGAGCCCGCGGCTGTGCTGCGCCGCGACGGCAGCGCCCCGGTGCGCCTGGCTGCCCGCACGGTCAGGGTGCAGCAGGCCCGCTCGGTGCCCGTCGTGCCACCCAAGCCGCAGTTTGCCAaggtgccccctgccctgcagccctgcgcGCCCCTGGCCGACGGCGCAGCCCTGGCCACGGCAGGGgatgcagcccccctgccccagcagctccccagccccacggcgCCGGAGGGGTCCCCCCAGCAGCCCGGGGCTGGCGAAGCAGCGGCGGGGGCGAGGAGAGCAGGCTGGCGGGAGGGCGGCAGCATCTCATTTGACGCGGCGGTGGCCATGGCTGCCGAGCAGCAGCTCGCCCAGGCGCCCGTGAGGAGGATCCAGACCTACGGCGGGGGGGAGCTGGTGCCTGCCGCCCCCAAGGCCCTGCCCTTCCACCAGGCCCCCCTGAGGCCGCGGCTCCTGCGGCCCCTCAGCTGCATGGCGGCCCCTGAGGGCGAGGCGCCGGGGAGGAGCCGGCTGGGCCCGGCCAGGCCGGCAGCACAGGTGGAGGGGGCGGCGCTGTCGCAGCTGCAACAGCCGGTGGGCGCTGAGGGGGCAGCGGGTGAGCGCTGAGCTCTGGGGAAGGGCGGCGGGTAGGCGTCCGTGCTCctgccggggaggggggcacggGGTTAATAAAGGCAGCGATGGGCTTTGTGTACTGCTGTGACCTCCTTCAACGCAACATGGCAGCGCCCCGAGTgggcccgggcggggcggggaggggggggtccTTCCCCCCGAGGCGGCGGCGAGCGGGGCGTGAGGAGCGGGGCGCGATGCCCGCCCCCAAAATGGCGCTGCCCTCATCCAAGATGGCGCCGGGCAGAAGCGCCGCGCTTCGCCGTCTAAGATGGCGCCCGCGAGGCCGGCACGCACTGAGATGGcgccggcggggaggggcggggaggcCGTGCCCGGcgccaagatggcggcggcggcggcgcacTGCGCTACGCGGCGCCCCTGcccaagatggcggcggggGTGGACGCGGGGCGCGCTTCCGCCCGGGCCCGTCatggcggggcggcggcgccgtgCGCATGTGCGGAGCTCCATGGCGAGACAAGGGGCCGAGCGCGCGCAGGGCGGCCCGGCGCAGCGAGGTAacggcgggggcggcggggccggggccgggggctgcgtggggccgggggcggcgacaagggccgggccgggcagcctccccccctttcccccGCCCGCGGGTCGCGGGGCTCGGGCGCGGTGGCGGCCGTCGGTGGGCgcgggcccggccgcggcccccggGCCCATCCGCCGCTGCtcccggcggggcgcgggccccccctctccctcccccgGGCCCCGGTAtccgccgcctcccgccgccctcCCCCGGGCCTGTCACCGCGGCCgggccctgcccagcctgtcAGCCGCGCTGttgccggcccggcccggccctgtcacccccggggggggccggcccgccgcgcccccgcaCCTGACACCCCCGTTtcccggcccggcgcggggggtACCGAGTGCCGGGGGAGGCGCGCCCGCCGTGGCGGGGGACCCGGTGCCGTGGCTGGGCGGAGGGTACGCGGGGCCGAACCCCGCGGCGggcttggggcgggggggggggggggcgccgccgccgtcGGTGCCCCCGGTCCCGGCtgccgcggcggccgccgccgggtGACAAAGGACCGGGGGGAGCCGGGTGGCGGCGGCCGCCCTCGGGGTCCCCGGCACAGGCCGAGCCCCAGCGTCCCCGCAGCGCGGGGTGGCCGGTGCCTGCGGGGACAGCCGTGTCACCCGCGGGGCGGGACCGGGGCGGGGGCGCCCGAGCGCGGCGGCCGGTGTGCGGCTGTGGGGCCGGGACTGCCgagaccaccgggacccggcCTCGCCTGCGCGCCTGCCCCGGGGCCCGGTCCGCGCTCCCGGGCGGCAGTGACAGCGGGGGGCTGTCCCTCCCGGGCTGCGCCGGTTCCGCCGGGCGCAGAGCGGCGGGtcccgggcgggcgggggaggCTGGGGCGCGCCCCTGAGCCCCCCTCTCCCCGCAGGGCTGTGAAGGCCGGGAGGCTTCGTCTGCGGCTGCCCCGCTGATGCCTGTCGGAGCGGAGCGATGAAGGGGTGAGTGCCGGCGTGCCGGGCGCACCGCGACCCTGCCGGACCCGCCTCACGTCTGGGCTTTACcacggggccggggccggccgggctgACACcgggctggtgctgctgagggggctggggggtggctgggTGGTCCTGGCTCCGTGGCGGTGGGGGACCCCAGCCCTCACCCACCTCCCCTCGCCCTTGtaggcagcagaaagcagccgAGACAGAAGAGGGAACGGTGCAAATCCAGGAAGGTGAGTGGGGACCCCTCTCCACGCTGGGGGGCCTTGGGGCTCAGGCCGCCCCACAAGGAAGCCCGAAGCCCCAGCTGGGCCCAGTTTAGACCCAGCAACTGGCGCCTCGTGGCTGGAGGCACGTGCTGTGACAATGCCACACCCTGTTCTTGCCCCTGGGAGAGGGTACGGCGCTGAGGCCCCTTGGCAGCGCGGGGAGCCCTCGCCCTGGCCCCTTCCCGTCATGGGCTTCCCGCCCCCCCTCTTCTTGCCTTAAGGTGCAGTGGCCACAGGTGAGGATCCCACCAGCGTCGCCATTGCCAGCATCCAGTCCGCGGCCACCTTCCCTGACCCCAACATCAAGTATGTCTTTCGCACAGAGAACGGCGGGACGCAGGTACGCAGACCCTCCAGCTGGGTTCCCTCTGGACGGAATGCCGAGGGGCTGGGAGGCTTTTTGGGGTCCAAGTGGGgttcagctctgctggagcaCCCGCTGGTGCCGCAGCCAGAGGGGGTGCGGGGAGGGAAGCGCCAGGGGTTGGTCCGGCACTGGGTGGGTTggatgctggggctggccctgggCAGGCTGAGCCGCTGCCTCGCCGCCCGTTCCCGCAGCCGCGGCTCTCTCGGTAGGTGATGTACAGGGTGATCCAAGTGGCCGACGGACAGCTGGACGGACAGACAGAGGGCACCAGCGCCATCAGCGGCTACCCCGCCACCCAGTCCATGACTcaggtgggtgctggtgccGGATGGGAGCAGGACCATCGCCTTGGCTGGACGCGAGCACCCGCTGTTGTCCCTCCCCTCCAGGCTGTCATCCAGGGCGCCTTCACCAGTGAGGATGCGGTGGAGACTGAGGCCACGGCCACCGAGACTCATTACACCTATTTCCCCACCACGGCCGTGGCTGACACCAGCACCTCTGCCGGCGCGGGGACCACAGCCACCGCTGTTGTCACCACGCAGAACTCAGAGGCCCTCCTGGGGCAGCCCACCCCCACAGGTACGGCCATCGCGGGGAGGGGCGTCATGTCCCTGTTCCTCGTGGGGCCTGTCGGGGTGCTCCCCACCTGATCCCCTCTCTCATTTTGGGCCGTTCAGGGCAATTCTTCGTGATGATGTCACcccaggaggtgctgcagggcgGAGTGCAGAGGTCCATCGCCCCCCGCGCCCACCCCTACTCCCCGTGAGTACCggacccctccccagcccccccgagCACCGGCGTGTCACAGCTGCCCTTCGCTGTGCCAACACCGGCGCAACCAAAAGGAGGGATGTTCTGGTGGTCCAGCAGTGGGTCACCCCCACctgctgtgggagcaggagTGAGGCATCCCCCgtgctggcacagggaggcTGGCACGCAGCCGGGTCCCTGCCGGTGTCACCGGGGCCGAcgctgctgctcttcccacaGGAAGTCGGAGGCACCACGGGCCACCCGGGATGAGAAGCGCCGGGCGCAGCACAACGAAGGTgtgggcagcagggtgggggggatCATCCCATCCTTggtgcggggtgggggggctgtggcGTGCAGCAGCGTGGGGAGCTGAGCCATCCCTGGGTTAACGCTGTCTGTTCCCACCTCCTAGATGGAAAAGATCTTAAGGACGTTTCATAAAGCTCTTGTCAGTTAAGGGTAAAAACCTTTTTGGGGAGAGCTGTAattagcagcagcaggggaagccAGAGCTCGCAGGATTAAGCTCAAACCTCGGGGAGCTCGAGCACACCCAGGTAAGGCACCCAGGCGGCCCCTGGCTCCGCCGTCCCGGGCCAGGAGGAGACGGCACAGGCGGCCCTGGAAGTGCTGGGCAGCGTTCTCCCTCCTCCGGCTTCAGAAACGGCTCCTCAGAGATGCCA
The sequence above is drawn from the Falco naumanni isolate bFalNau1 chromosome 20, bFalNau1.pat, whole genome shotgun sequence genome and encodes:
- the USF1 gene encoding upstream stimulatory factor 1 isoform X2, with protein sequence MKGQQKAAETEEGTVQIQEVATGEDPTSVAIASIQSAATFPDPNIKYVFRTENGGTQVMYRVIQVADGQLDGQTEGTSAISGYPATQSMTQAVIQGAFTSEDAVETEATATETHYTYFPTTAVADTSTSAGAGTTATAVVTTQNSEALLGQPTPTGQFFVMMSPQEVLQGGVQRSIAPRAHPYSPKSEAPRATRDEKRRAQHNEVERRRRDKINNWIVQLSKIIPDCSMENTKSGQSKGGILSKACDYIQELRQSNHRLSEELQGLDQLQMDNEVLRQQVEDLKNKNLILRAQLRQHGVEIVIKNDSH
- the USF1 gene encoding upstream stimulatory factor 1 isoform X1, with product MKGQQKAAETEEGTVQIQEGAVATGEDPTSVAIASIQSAATFPDPNIKYVFRTENGGTQVMYRVIQVADGQLDGQTEGTSAISGYPATQSMTQAVIQGAFTSEDAVETEATATETHYTYFPTTAVADTSTSAGAGTTATAVVTTQNSEALLGQPTPTGQFFVMMSPQEVLQGGVQRSIAPRAHPYSPKSEAPRATRDEKRRAQHNEVERRRRDKINNWIVQLSKIIPDCSMENTKSGQSKGGILSKACDYIQELRQSNHRLSEELQGLDQLQMDNEVLRQQVEDLKNKNLILRAQLRQHGVEIVIKNDSH
- the ARHGAP30 gene encoding rho GTPase-activating protein 30; amino-acid sequence: MSLALKARQKARRKGGTKERVFGCDLLEHLQQSGQDVPQVLRSCTKFVEQHGVVDGIYRLSGVSSNIQRLRQEFDSDRCPDLQKDVYLQDIHCVSSLCKAYFRELPNPLLTYQLYDKFSDAVAIQMEEARLVKIKEVLKELPVPHYRTLEFLMRHLLHMASYSSQTNMHARNLAIVWAPNLLRSKDIEATGFNGTAAFMEVRVQSIVVEFILTHVEQLFGDAPLRGGESSRRSLLLGGGGPGDGQPPPYHVPAVLSQGDGPPPIRPYHTIIELSDHRRKGSLKAKKWRSIFNLGRSSHEAKRKLVKTEEKDDKCSKVSLRPAKSMDSLSSVPFASDGADDPRLSKKRSVKQPLQRRESFDTCPSPPESCPELDESLEDKLKGKEEQRGPESEGESSTKSEPTTPKAGQASLVAPGRSPKTTRSRAEKCAGVHISGPFSVTVPFHITSNLSRLTRGLPCPALAQAAVGRELPASPPPPRHRAQSPLSPSTGEEKADAEETRLSLELRDSFAFLDSQETWLEGVGDMEPAARSLLPDTGPGDGAGFPAIEEGMESGFMNPGEPPVEQPASYLSIEECMDEEMFFMAPSGSDAEDPAGDTDSDDMFLSAHDDLSPLVASREPLDQLPGEGTAPASTSPPQPSADSTVVPQDKSPAPGPAGTCPVEEDAPGEGEHPGDPAGVPAEVGAPGTGQPPGEGSGGEGAADSGSSPSRTDSNTEASPEEEAGGVGSPVGAGLAPDTPAGEVEEDGAGSGPPTSEEPEEDKPQLFPASPPTSSLGEPPEEPEQPPCPVPEALPLPAASAAGTSATPGGSPRSSSLSASAPELCGAPPEGPQLGRAEPPGGLGHAEPAAVLRRDGSAPVRLAARTVRVQQARSVPVVPPKPQFAKVPPALQPCAPLADGAALATAGDAAPLPQQLPSPTAPEGSPQQPGAGEAAAGARRAGWREGGSISFDAAVAMAAEQQLAQAPVRRIQTYGGGELVPAAPKALPFHQAPLRPRLLRPLSCMAAPEGEAPGRSRLGPARPAAQVEGAALSQLQQPVGAEGAAGER